The segment AACAAACCTACTATCAAGTACGGAAGTCGTCATCAGTCTTTTACCTGGATTACTTTTATTCTTCTTAGTAGAAATCGAAAAATATGTTTTATCAGCTAGAAGTTACAGGGTAGGTGCTTGATCATTCATATTATTGAAAAAAACATAGAAGGATACCAAAGTAACTAGGTGCTTTTTATTCACACTAAACCCAAGTAACGTTGGAAGAAGAAACTAGTTTATAAAATAAGTTAGTAAAAACGTCCGAAATGAGAATGATCATTTCGGACGTTTTTTTGTTTTATATACCTAAACATACGCGATACGTTTTTTGTTAAATGTTCAAAGATAAAGCCCCAGTTTGTCATTGTTAATGCGAGCAACCTTAGTTAGTAGAAAGTTAAAAAAATTCGACAATCGATTTCGAAGAGTTTGCGTATCTTATTAGTAAATCGGCAAAACTCCCATTAAATCGCTGGATTTCTTCTTTTTGGTGAGAGCGAGGAAACAAACAAACCGTTTTTTCATTTGCTAAGAGATAATCACCATCGATCGTACGAGCCACCAAGTGAAAGGATGAAAGGAGATTCGCGACCTCCGCTTCATCCAGGGAGTTATAATCGATTGTTCGCAGAATACTAGCTTTGAAATGTTGGTAAGAAGGGAAAAACACAAGTTCCTCATAATCGAACAGCTCGTTTTCTTCCAGCCATGCGAGTGTTTCTTCTAATGTACGATTTTGCTTCAATTGTTCAAACAATCGTTTCACCTACTTTTTATTTGGTATCAATACCGTAAAATCAATCGTTGGGTTATTGCCTGTTCCTTTTGTCTCTAACTCGACACTTTCAGGGATGAGTTCATCGCCAACATAATGTGGAGTAACACGATAGCGTACAGTTTCACCATGATTCAACGCCTTACGGATTTTTAGTTCATAGTAGTTCATGTAAGGATCATTTACTGGGAATTGAAACAAAGTAACTAGATTTCTTTCGTCGTCGCCACTACCACCGAACTGTTTAGCGATCAGATGTCCGCGAGAATGATCATATCTGGGTCCAGAAATAAATCCAGGAGGACGGATGTCACGGTTTGCGCTGGTTCCTGTATTGATCATTGATTTTTCCAATAAGGCATCCGCACCAGTGGGACGTCCTAATCGATCAAGCTCATGATACTCGATCCATCCTTTGTTTGTTGAGAGCTCAGCCACATCAAAGGAAGCTGTTCCTAATTCTTGTGGCCCAGGATTGTTTCCAGTCGGTGCTAAGTCTTCTTCTTGAGGTAAGCCGTTGTTTCTTGGCTCAGATGAGTCAGGTATACTACTTGTGATAGTAGCTTCACTTTTGCTTGTACTTTCGACTGGTTTATCAGAAGATTCCATACTATATGTATTCATGTTTGATCGTTGGTCAGTAGAAACTCCCGATTCACTCTCGATTGAAGCAGTATAACTAGATTCACTGTAATCACTTGAGATCGGTTGTTCTACATTCAATAGATCCATTCCGATAAAGCCAATTGCGCCAAAAACAACTATAGAGATCAATGTACCCCATAGTTTTTTTAAATTTTTCATTCGTTCACCTCCTTTGTTAGTATAATCCAAAACCAAGCGGACTAAAAGTGAAAACTTTATCCAAAGTAGGTTAATTATATAGGTTAGTATGATATGATAATCTTGTACACAAAGGAGGCGAATGAGATGATAGGAGGAATCGCAATCATCACGATTTACTGGTACGTTTTACTCATATGCGCTGGGGTTGCAGTGTTACTTGTTATTTTTGGAGATGTCTTTGATTTCGATGGACCTATTGATCCGATGCTGATCGTTCCCTGGTTGACTTTTACCAGTTTATTAGGTTATTTAGGTGAATCCTTGACCAACCAGTCCTCATTAGTGATTTTCGTGATCAGCGCGATTATTGCAACCGTTTTAGTTTTTTTGTTGAATTTTTATATCTTGATGCCGATGAAGCACGCAGAATCGACGCTATCAACTTCTGAAAAAACATTAGAAGGTCAAATCGCGACAGTGGTGACCCCGATACCGATCCAGGGAATGGGAGAAATCCAATTAAAAAGTGTTACTGGTTCAATCAGTCGCCCTGCTTGTTTTTATACGCCCCAAGAGAAAATGATCGGACGTGGCGAAAAGGTTTTGATCATTGAAGTAAGAGACCGTGTTTGTTATGTTACACCGTACGAAAGTATGTTGAAAATGTAAAGGAGTGGAAGAAATGGAAATATCTGGAGTGTTTGTTGCAATTGT is part of the Enterococcus mundtii genome and harbors:
- a CDS encoding DNA/RNA non-specific endonuclease, whose amino-acid sequence is MKNLKKLWGTLISIVVFGAIGFIGMDLLNVEQPISSDYSESSYTASIESESGVSTDQRSNMNTYSMESSDKPVESTSKSEATITSSIPDSSEPRNNGLPQEEDLAPTGNNPGPQELGTASFDVAELSTNKGWIEYHELDRLGRPTGADALLEKSMINTGTSANRDIRPPGFISGPRYDHSRGHLIAKQFGGSGDDERNLVTLFQFPVNDPYMNYYELKIRKALNHGETVRYRVTPHYVGDELIPESVELETKGTGNNPTIDFTVLIPNKK
- a CDS encoding NfeD family protein, which codes for MIGGIAIITIYWYVLLICAGVAVLLVIFGDVFDFDGPIDPMLIVPWLTFTSLLGYLGESLTNQSSLVIFVISAIIATVLVFLLNFYILMPMKHAESTLSTSEKTLEGQIATVVTPIPIQGMGEIQLKSVTGSISRPACFYTPQEKMIGRGEKVLIIEVRDRVCYVTPYESMLKM